From the Mangifera indica cultivar Alphonso chromosome 10, CATAS_Mindica_2.1, whole genome shotgun sequence genome, one window contains:
- the LOC123226968 gene encoding transcription factor GTE1-like isoform X2 produces MPMDASISNFSTVKPSNPEPSAAEVESFRRCVDEIFQKVDKLEQRVNEVEQFYLSSTSKKQGGSSKGSSVLKDKEKERHVPSIRKQQQEASRKEKAAEKRMEELMRQFGTILRHITQHKWAWPFMQPVDVKGLGLDDYYEIIDKPMDFSTIKKQMEAKDYKNVREICTDVRLVFKNAMKYNDEKSDVHVMAKTLLAKFEERWLQLLPKVTEEEKRLEEEEAEAQLDMQLAQEAANAKMARDISNELHEVDMHLEELREMVVQKCRKTSTEEKRKIGVALTRLSPEDLSKALEIVAQSNISFQAKAEEVDLDIDAQSESTLWRLKFFVKDALESQGKSAASIGGNNNDSNRNNNNHSNNNNSNNKRKKEICAAIAKTAKKKSKRPSS; encoded by the exons ATGCCCATGGATGCTTCGATTTCAAATTTCTCGACCGTTAAGCCTTCAAATCCCGAACCTAGTGCTGCCGAAGTGGAGAGTTTCAGGCGCTGTGTCgatgaaatttttcaaaaagttgATAAG CTTGAGCAAAGAGTGAACGAGGTTGAACAATTTTACTTGAGTAGTACGAGTAAAAAGCAGGGAGGCAGTTCTAAAGGTAGCTCAGTGTTGAAGGATAAAGAGAAGGAAAGGCATGTACCTAGCATTAGGAAGCAGCAGCAAGAAGCATCGCGGAAAGAGAAGGCTGCTGAGAAGCGAATGGAAGAGCTTATGCGTCAATTTGGCACAATATTGCGTCAT ATCACACAGCACAAATGGGCATGGCCATTTATGCAACCTGTTGATGTTAAAGGTCTTGGTTTGGATGATTACTATGAG ATTATTGACAAGCCCATGGACTTCAGtacaataaaaaaacaaatggaGGCTAAGGATTATAAGAATGTTCGGGAGATTTGCACTGATGTGAGGTTGGTTTTTAAGAATGCAATGAAATATAATGACGAGAAAAGTGATGTCCATGTTATGGCAAAAACTTTGTTGGCAAAATTTGAGGAGAGGTGGCTGCAACTCTTGCCTAAAGTTACTGAAGAG GAAAAAAGACTAGAAGAAGAGGAAGCAGAGGCACAGTTGGATATGCAACTTGCACAGGAGGCTGCAAATGCCAAAATGGCTAGAGATATAAGTAATGAG CTTCATGAGGTCGATATGCATTTGGAAGAACTCAGAGAAATGGTTGTTCAAAAGTGCAG AAAAACTTCAACTGAAGAGAAAAGGAAGATTGGTGTTGCACTTACCAGGTTGTCTCCTGAGGATCTCAGCAAAGCATTGGAGATTGTTGCTCAAAGTAACATCAGTTTTCAAGCAAAAGCTGAAGAAGTTGACCTTGATATTGATGCTCAG AGTGAATCCACCTTATGGAGATTAAAGTTCTTTGTGAAAGATGCACTTGAAAGTCAGGGCAAGAGTGCGGCAAGCATAGGCGGCAATAACAATGACAGTAACAGAAACAACAACAATCATAGCAACAATAACAATAGCaacaacaaaaggaaaaaagagattTGTGCTGCTATTGCCAAAACTGCCAAGAAAAAGAGTAAAAGGCCTTCTTCTTGA
- the LOC123226968 gene encoding transcription factor GTE1-like isoform X1 produces the protein MPMDASISNFSTVKPSNPEPSAAEVESFRRCVDEIFQKVDKLEQRVNEVEQFYLSSTSKKQGGSSKGSSVLKDKEKERHVPSIRKQQQEASRKEKAAEKRMEELMRQFGTILRHITQHKWAWPFMQPVDVKGLGLDDYYEIIDKPMDFSTIKKQMEAKDYKNVREICTDVRLVFKNAMKYNDEKSDVHVMAKTLLAKFEERWLQLLPKVTEEEKRLEEEEAEAQLDMQLAQEAANAKMARDISNELHEVDMHLEELREMVVQKCSHCFRKTSTEEKRKIGVALTRLSPEDLSKALEIVAQSNISFQAKAEEVDLDIDAQSESTLWRLKFFVKDALESQGKSAASIGGNNNDSNRNNNNHSNNNNSNNKRKKEICAAIAKTAKKKSKRPSS, from the exons ATGCCCATGGATGCTTCGATTTCAAATTTCTCGACCGTTAAGCCTTCAAATCCCGAACCTAGTGCTGCCGAAGTGGAGAGTTTCAGGCGCTGTGTCgatgaaatttttcaaaaagttgATAAG CTTGAGCAAAGAGTGAACGAGGTTGAACAATTTTACTTGAGTAGTACGAGTAAAAAGCAGGGAGGCAGTTCTAAAGGTAGCTCAGTGTTGAAGGATAAAGAGAAGGAAAGGCATGTACCTAGCATTAGGAAGCAGCAGCAAGAAGCATCGCGGAAAGAGAAGGCTGCTGAGAAGCGAATGGAAGAGCTTATGCGTCAATTTGGCACAATATTGCGTCAT ATCACACAGCACAAATGGGCATGGCCATTTATGCAACCTGTTGATGTTAAAGGTCTTGGTTTGGATGATTACTATGAG ATTATTGACAAGCCCATGGACTTCAGtacaataaaaaaacaaatggaGGCTAAGGATTATAAGAATGTTCGGGAGATTTGCACTGATGTGAGGTTGGTTTTTAAGAATGCAATGAAATATAATGACGAGAAAAGTGATGTCCATGTTATGGCAAAAACTTTGTTGGCAAAATTTGAGGAGAGGTGGCTGCAACTCTTGCCTAAAGTTACTGAAGAG GAAAAAAGACTAGAAGAAGAGGAAGCAGAGGCACAGTTGGATATGCAACTTGCACAGGAGGCTGCAAATGCCAAAATGGCTAGAGATATAAGTAATGAG CTTCATGAGGTCGATATGCATTTGGAAGAACTCAGAGAAATGGTTGTTCAAAAGTGCAG CCACTGTTTCAGAAAAACTTCAACTGAAGAGAAAAGGAAGATTGGTGTTGCACTTACCAGGTTGTCTCCTGAGGATCTCAGCAAAGCATTGGAGATTGTTGCTCAAAGTAACATCAGTTTTCAAGCAAAAGCTGAAGAAGTTGACCTTGATATTGATGCTCAG AGTGAATCCACCTTATGGAGATTAAAGTTCTTTGTGAAAGATGCACTTGAAAGTCAGGGCAAGAGTGCGGCAAGCATAGGCGGCAATAACAATGACAGTAACAGAAACAACAACAATCATAGCAACAATAACAATAGCaacaacaaaaggaaaaaagagattTGTGCTGCTATTGCCAAAACTGCCAAGAAAAAGAGTAAAAGGCCTTCTTCTTGA